The following are from one region of the Arachis duranensis cultivar V14167 chromosome 10, aradu.V14167.gnm2.J7QH, whole genome shotgun sequence genome:
- the LOC127743061 gene encoding secreted RxLR effector protein 161-like, translated as MGDASYVIGIKIHRDKHKGILGLSQEAYINKVLERFKMQNYSPSVAPIVKGDKLCLDQCPKNELEKKHMQNISYASAVASLMYAQVCTRPDIAFAISMLEKYQSNLGIIHWRATKKVLMYLQGTKDFMLTYRRTDNLEIIGYSNSDLVGCVDSRKSTSGYIFMLADGAVSWKSAKQSLVVTSTMEVEFIACFEATSQGVWLKNFISGFKIIDCISRPLRL; from the coding sequence ATGGGTGATGCATCTTATGTCATTGGCATAAAGATTCATAGAGATAAACATAAAGGAATTTTAGGTTTATCTCAAGAAGCCTATATTAATAAAGTTCTTGAGAGGTTTAAAATGCAAAATTATTCACCAAGTGTTGCACCTATTGTGAAAGGTGACAAACTCTGCTTAGATCAATGTCCTAAAAATGAACTTGAAAAGAAACATATGCAAAATATTTCTTATGCTTCAGCCGTTGCAAGCCTAATGTATGCTCAGGTCTGTACAAGACCTGACATTGCTTTTGCCATTAGCATGTTAGAAAAATATCAAAGTAATCTAGGAATTATCCATTGGAGAGCTACAAAGAAGGTCTTAATGTACCTTCAAGGGACCAAGGACTTCATGCTTACATATAGACGAACCGACAATTTGGAAATTATTGGATACTCAAATTCAGACTTGGTGGGATGTGTTGATTCTAGGAAGTCAACGTCAGGATACATCTTTATGCTTGCTGATGGAGCAGTATCTTGGAAGAGTGCAAAACAATCACTTGTAGTCACTTCTACCATGGAAGTCGAGTTTATTGCTTGTTTTGAAGCTACATCACAAGGTGTTTGGTTAAAGAATTTCATCTCTGGGTTTAAGATTATAGATTGTATCTCTAGGCCATTGAGATTGTGA
- the LOC107471170 gene encoding NAC domain-containing protein 92-like isoform X3, translated as MNTKIELPPGFRFHPTDEELITHYLSQKVVASCFYATAIIGEADFNKCEPWDLPWRGKMGEKEWYFFCLKDKKYPTGERTNRATGAGYWKATGKDREIYNAKAKALIGMKKTLVFYKGRAPNGEKTNWVMHEYRLEGDNKPSIYNLPKTTKKEWALCRVLHKSEKKVMHVPQPQGLVEFSSYENKELPQLMDSSQVTFFSSDPNNQNLDTLNPATWDISENAPTSNASKETDFDADMFSLMYNNREVFQTSFENQEYYAYDSMGHVDNGSLWNF; from the exons ATGAATACAAAGATTGAACTGCCACCAGGTTTCAGGTTTCATCCAACAGATGAAGAGCTCATAACTCACTACCTCTCTCAGAAGGTTGTTGCTAGCTGCTTCTATGCAACTGCCATTATTGGAGAGGCTGATTTCAACAAGTGTGAGCCTTGGGATTTACCTT GGAGGGGCAAAATGGGAGAAAAAGAATGGTATTTTTTCTGTTTGAAGGACAAAAAATACCCAACAGGTGAAAGGACAAATAGAGCCACTGGTGCTGGGTACTGGAAGGCCACAGGAAAAGACAGAGAGATATACAATGCAAAAGCAAAAGCACTTATTGGGATGAAGAAAACACTTGTTTTCTACAAAGGAAGAGCTCCAAATGGTGAAAAGACAAATTGGGTCATGCATGAATATAGGTTGGAAGGCGATAATAAACCTTCTATATACAATCTTCCCAAAACAACCAAG AAAGAGTGGGCTTTGTGCAGAGTTCTAcacaaaagtgaaaagaaagtaaTGCATGTTCCACAACCACAGGGATTGGTTGAGTTCAGCTCTTATGAAAATAAGGAACTTCCCCAATTGATGGATTCTTCACAAGTAACATTCTTTTCATCAGACCCAAATAATCAAA ATTTAGACACCCTTAACCCTGCCACATGGGATATTTCCGAAAATGCCCCTACAAGTAATGCGTCTAAGGAGACGGACTTTGATGCTGACATGTTCTCTTTGATGTACAACAATAGAGAAGTGTTCCAAACATCATTTGAGAATCAGGAATATTATGCATATGATTCTATGGGACATGTGGACAATGGTTCCCTATGGAATTTTTAG
- the LOC107471170 gene encoding NAC domain-containing protein 92-like isoform X1: MNTKIELPPGFRFHPTDEELITHYLSQKVVASCFYATAIIGEADFNKCEPWDLPWRGKMGEKEWYFFCLKDKKYPTGERTNRATGAGYWKATGKDREIYNAKAKALIGMKKTLVFYKGRAPNGEKTNWVMHEYRLEGDNKPSIYNLPKTTKKEWALCRVLHKSEKKVMHVPQPQGLVEFSSYENKELPQLMDSSQVTFFSSDPNNQSEDPNPITRDDDNNNNDDIIVDSIETPFLEQQPPYYSSSYDSSDLDTLNPATWDISENAPTSNASKETDFDADMFSLMYNNREVFQTSFENQEYYAYDSMGHVDNGSLWNF; the protein is encoded by the exons ATGAATACAAAGATTGAACTGCCACCAGGTTTCAGGTTTCATCCAACAGATGAAGAGCTCATAACTCACTACCTCTCTCAGAAGGTTGTTGCTAGCTGCTTCTATGCAACTGCCATTATTGGAGAGGCTGATTTCAACAAGTGTGAGCCTTGGGATTTACCTT GGAGGGGCAAAATGGGAGAAAAAGAATGGTATTTTTTCTGTTTGAAGGACAAAAAATACCCAACAGGTGAAAGGACAAATAGAGCCACTGGTGCTGGGTACTGGAAGGCCACAGGAAAAGACAGAGAGATATACAATGCAAAAGCAAAAGCACTTATTGGGATGAAGAAAACACTTGTTTTCTACAAAGGAAGAGCTCCAAATGGTGAAAAGACAAATTGGGTCATGCATGAATATAGGTTGGAAGGCGATAATAAACCTTCTATATACAATCTTCCCAAAACAACCAAG AAAGAGTGGGCTTTGTGCAGAGTTCTAcacaaaagtgaaaagaaagtaaTGCATGTTCCACAACCACAGGGATTGGTTGAGTTCAGCTCTTATGAAAATAAGGAACTTCCCCAATTGATGGATTCTTCACAAGTAACATTCTTTTCATCAGACCCAAATAATCAAAGTGAGGATCCAAATCCAATCACAcgtgatgatgataataataataatgatgacaTCATAGTTGATAGCATTGAAACTCCTTTCTTGGAACAACAACCACCTTATTATTCTTCATCCTATGATTCTTCAGATTTAGACACCCTTAACCCTGCCACATGGGATATTTCCGAAAATGCCCCTACAAGTAATGCGTCTAAGGAGACGGACTTTGATGCTGACATGTTCTCTTTGATGTACAACAATAGAGAAGTGTTCCAAACATCATTTGAGAATCAGGAATATTATGCATATGATTCTATGGGACATGTGGACAATGGTTCCCTATGGAATTTTTAG
- the LOC107471170 gene encoding NAC domain-containing protein 92-like isoform X2, with protein sequence MNTKIELPPGFRFHPTDEELITHYLSQKVVASCFYATAIIGEADFNKWRGKMGEKEWYFFCLKDKKYPTGERTNRATGAGYWKATGKDREIYNAKAKALIGMKKTLVFYKGRAPNGEKTNWVMHEYRLEGDNKPSIYNLPKTTKKEWALCRVLHKSEKKVMHVPQPQGLVEFSSYENKELPQLMDSSQVTFFSSDPNNQSEDPNPITRDDDNNNNDDIIVDSIETPFLEQQPPYYSSSYDSSDLDTLNPATWDISENAPTSNASKETDFDADMFSLMYNNREVFQTSFENQEYYAYDSMGHVDNGSLWNF encoded by the exons ATGAATACAAAGATTGAACTGCCACCAGGTTTCAGGTTTCATCCAACAGATGAAGAGCTCATAACTCACTACCTCTCTCAGAAGGTTGTTGCTAGCTGCTTCTATGCAACTGCCATTATTGGAGAGGCTGATTTCAACAAGT GGAGGGGCAAAATGGGAGAAAAAGAATGGTATTTTTTCTGTTTGAAGGACAAAAAATACCCAACAGGTGAAAGGACAAATAGAGCCACTGGTGCTGGGTACTGGAAGGCCACAGGAAAAGACAGAGAGATATACAATGCAAAAGCAAAAGCACTTATTGGGATGAAGAAAACACTTGTTTTCTACAAAGGAAGAGCTCCAAATGGTGAAAAGACAAATTGGGTCATGCATGAATATAGGTTGGAAGGCGATAATAAACCTTCTATATACAATCTTCCCAAAACAACCAAG AAAGAGTGGGCTTTGTGCAGAGTTCTAcacaaaagtgaaaagaaagtaaTGCATGTTCCACAACCACAGGGATTGGTTGAGTTCAGCTCTTATGAAAATAAGGAACTTCCCCAATTGATGGATTCTTCACAAGTAACATTCTTTTCATCAGACCCAAATAATCAAAGTGAGGATCCAAATCCAATCACAcgtgatgatgataataataataatgatgacaTCATAGTTGATAGCATTGAAACTCCTTTCTTGGAACAACAACCACCTTATTATTCTTCATCCTATGATTCTTCAGATTTAGACACCCTTAACCCTGCCACATGGGATATTTCCGAAAATGCCCCTACAAGTAATGCGTCTAAGGAGACGGACTTTGATGCTGACATGTTCTCTTTGATGTACAACAATAGAGAAGTGTTCCAAACATCATTTGAGAATCAGGAATATTATGCATATGATTCTATGGGACATGTGGACAATGGTTCCCTATGGAATTTTTAG